ATGTAGTAACTGTTTAAAGGCCTCACCTCCTTTGTAACTTTTTATTTGCTGCTCCCGTTTCCACGCATCAGTTTTCTTGACGAATGGTTCGGTCCACACCACATGCCAAGGGCCACGGTTTCTTGTCGACGTGGTATCCCCTCGGTTATGTCTTCGAAGACGATCCTCGAGATCCGATGTCATCCCGATATAATACCTCCCAGATGACTCGCTCTTGAGAATATAGACGATGAACATATAAGGCAAGCGCATCCCGCCTTTGGCGGGACCCCGCCGTAGGCGGTGGCTAGGCCGCTATGCGACCCCTCCAAAGCAGGCGTAGTATAGACAAAGGTTCCAGGATAGGCAATATCCCATCTCCCGGAGTTAAGTACTGAATTTCCTAACCTTTTATTTTTCTACATGAAAATCTATAGGGCGTGCTACAATGCCTTTTGTTATGAAAATGCTCTTCCCGGAGAACTACC
The DNA window shown above is from Candidatus Uhrbacteria bacterium and carries:
- a CDS encoding GIY-YIG nuclease family protein, whose protein sequence is MFIVYILKSESSGRYYIGMTSDLEDRLRRHNRGDTTSTRNRGPWHVVWTEPFVKKTDAWKREQQIKSYKGGEAFKQLLH